In uncultured Bacteroides sp., the following proteins share a genomic window:
- a CDS encoding class I SAM-dependent methyltransferase yields the protein MNKLTINACPLCGGTHLHKKMTCTDFYASREQFDLCQCGDCNFQFTQGFPVEKEIGKYYETPDYISHSDTKKGMMNELYHLVRMRMLQKKAQLINHATGKESGRILDIGTGTGYFSHTMQNKGWSVEAIEKSAQARAFAKKNFNLDVKDESGLNDFSAESFDAITLWHVMEHLEHLNETWEKLHELLKEDGYLIVAVPNCYSYDGQKYKEFWAAYDVPRHLWHFTPDTMQKFGDKHNFTLMNYLPMPFDAFYVSILSEKYKKSSFSLLKGMLAGTIAWFHSLSNKERSSSIIYVFRKNGYEK from the coding sequence ATGAATAAACTCACGATAAACGCTTGTCCTCTTTGTGGTGGAACACACCTTCATAAAAAGATGACATGTACCGATTTTTATGCTTCCAGAGAGCAATTCGACCTGTGCCAATGCGGAGATTGCAATTTCCAGTTTACACAGGGATTCCCAGTGGAAAAAGAGATTGGTAAATACTACGAAACGCCGGATTATATTTCCCACAGCGATACCAAAAAAGGAATGATGAACGAGCTTTATCATTTGGTGCGTATGCGTATGCTTCAGAAAAAGGCACAGCTGATTAATCACGCCACAGGTAAAGAATCGGGCAGAATTCTGGATATTGGTACCGGAACAGGGTATTTCTCTCATACCATGCAAAACAAAGGTTGGTCTGTTGAAGCTATTGAGAAAAGTGCACAGGCACGTGCGTTTGCAAAAAAGAATTTCAATCTTGATGTAAAAGATGAATCGGGACTAAATGATTTTTCTGCCGAATCATTCGATGCCATCACCTTGTGGCACGTAATGGAGCATTTAGAACACCTGAATGAAACATGGGAAAAACTTCATGAATTACTGAAGGAAGACGGATATCTGATAGTTGCTGTACCAAACTGTTATTCTTATGACGGACAGAAATACAAAGAATTCTGGGCTGCTTATGATGTTCCCCGCCATTTATGGCATTTTACTCCGGATACAATGCAGAAGTTTGGTGATAAGCACAACTTTACACTAATGAATTATCTTCCGATGCCATTTGATGCATTCTATGTGTCAATATTGAGTGAAAAATATAAAAAGAGTTCATTCAGCCTTCTGAAAGGAATGCTTGCGGGCACAATTGCCTGGTTCCATTCTTTAAGTAACAAAGAGAGAAGCAGCTCTATAATTTATGTATTCAGAAAAAATGGTTATGAAAAGTAA